From Synergistaceae bacterium:
ATATGCGAGCATGAATGCGATTGCGGGTGAGTACTGATATGTGATACCTGCGCCCCACTCTGTTGCTGTATCCTGACCTGCTGTATCCCAGTCTGCGCGTGTGTAGCGAAGGAATGTACCGAATTTCTTGGTCCATTTCTGTTTTGCCTGTACGTGCCAGTA
This genomic window contains:
- a CDS encoding S-layer homology domain-containing protein gives rise to the protein YWHVQAKQKWTKKFGTFLRYTRADWDTAGQDTATEWGAGITYQYSPAIAFMLAYDSVDYGKGGTSFGRKDAPLEGKDNLIIFRTTVRF